CCATTCTCGAACAGATGGCGCGTCACGTCTACCCCGGCGGAGCGATGGTGTATGCGGTGTGTTCGACCGATCCTCGCGAGACGACAGAAGTGATCGATTGGTTTTTGTTGCGGCAGAACTTCGAGCGCGGCCTCGTGCCGGCCGCGTACGCTTCGTTCATCACGCCGCAGGGCGACGTTTTGGTGCCGCCGGGCATCGAGGGCCGCGACGGTTTTTACATTGCGCGCGTCGAGCGGCGGCCGTGAGCTTTCTGGCGAAAATCGAGCACTTCTGCTCGGCGTTGATCGAGCGCGCGTTTGCTAAAACATTTCCCAGCGACCTCGAGCCTGCTCAGATCGCGCGCAAACTCGTCGCGACCATGGAAGCGCAAACGCGTGACGACGAAGGGCGCCTTCACGCCCCGGGATCGTACGGCGTCTACGTAAGCCCCCCGGACTTCGAGCGCCTGGCCGAACATCAAACGTATCTCGAACGCGCATGGGCCGATCTTTTGCGCAATCTGGCGAAAAAGGTTGGGATCGCGTTCGACGAGGGCAAAGCGACGGTTACGATGTCGGCCCGTTCGACGGTGCCGTTGGGAGCCATCGAGATTACCCTCGCGGGCGAGGCCGAGACATCACGAAGGTACCGTCTGCGCACGCTCGAGGGGGTTCCGCCCGACGGGCTGTATTCGATCGAGCGCATAGCACGCATCGGGCGAAGCGAAGAGAGCGAGATTCTGCTGTTCGATCCCGGCGTTTCACGCGCGCACGCTGTCGTCGAAGTTACGGCCGGTCAAGCGATCGTGCGCGATCTTGGCTCGACGAATGGAACGTTCGTGAATGGACGCCGCGTGGAGACTCGGCAGTTACGCGATGGCGACGAGCTTCGGTTCGGCAGCACGCTGATGCGATTCGAGACGCGATGAGCGCTCTGCTGAGCGTAGCGGCGGACTTCGACCGGCAGATGCGGATCGGAACGTTGGAAATCACGGCAGCTCTCGCGCTTGTGGCACTGCTGGCGGCCCGGCCCCGCATTCGCACCGCCGCGGACATTGGTGCATTAACGCCGATGCTCGTGCATTTGGAGGTCATCGAGCGAGGGGGGCGCCGCACACAGCAGCTTCGCTCTCCCTTCGAGCTGGGCCGCGCGCGTGACGCGGAAGTCTTCCTGCACGACTCCGAGGTCAGCCGTCGCCACGCGCGTTTCGAGAGCCATAACGGCGCGATCTATGTCGAAGATTTGGGAAGCCGCAATGGAACGTTCTTGAATGGACGGCGCATCGACGAAGCGATCGAGATTCGGGTAGGCGACGAGATCGATATCGGCACGACCCGGCTGGTCGTGCGATCGGTGCGGCCGGCGTGATCGCACTGACGTTTCGCCGCCTCGCGCCGATGATCGGCGCGCTCGCGATCGCAGCGCTCATTCTTCACTTCGCCCCGCCGCGCGCGATTGGGCCGCCGTGGATGCTGATACTTCTCGGCGCACTGGCCATCGTTTGGGTACTCTGGCAACCGCCGACGATGGTCCGCGACGACTTCTTACCCGCGCTTGCCGTCGTGCTGGCAACGCTCGGTCTGGCGATGGTCGCCCGTTTGTCACCGGCACTGGCGCAGCGACAGCAACTGTGGATTCTCGTTTCTCTGGCGCTCGCAATCGCGGTTGCGCCGGTGTTCTCGCAATTCCGGCGCTTTGCCGCGTACAAATATTTGTGGGTCGTAGCGTCGCTGGCATTGTTCGCGTTGCTTTTGGTGCTTGGAGAAGAAGTCAATGGCGCCAGGCTGTGGATTCGGTTAGGCCCGATTCAATACGAACCGATCGAGCTCATCAAACTCTTCATCGTGCTCTTCTTGGCTGCATATCTTGCCGAAACGGCGGACGTCATCGCCAAGGCCCGTCCCTGGTCGTTGCGCGCGAACGTCAAATACCTCGGGCCGCTCTTCATCGGCTGGGGGGCGTCGATGGCGATTCTGGTCGTCCAGCGCGATCTCGGCATGGCGACCCTGCTGCTCGCTACTTTTGCTACGCTACTCTTTGTCGCAACGCGCCGGATCGATATCGTGCTCTTCGGAGCGTTGCTCTTCGCGCTCGGCGCGTTTTGGGCAGTGCATCATTATCCATACGTTCAGACTCGCATCGCCGTTTGGCGCAATCCATTCGCCGATCCGTTCGGCGGCGGGTATCAGTCGTCGCAGGCCTATTATTCACTCGCTGCCGGCGGTTTGGTTGGAAGCGGGTACCGGCTTGGCCATCCCGAATTCATCCCGGACGTTGCGACCGATTACGTCTACGCAGCCTTCTCCGAGGAGTTCGGATTGATC
This Candidatus Eremiobacterota bacterium DNA region includes the following protein-coding sequences:
- a CDS encoding DUF3662 domain-containing protein, producing MSFLAKIEHFCSALIERAFAKTFPSDLEPAQIARKLVATMEAQTRDDEGRLHAPGSYGVYVSPPDFERLAEHQTYLERAWADLLRNLAKKVGIAFDEGKATVTMSARSTVPLGAIEITLAGEAETSRRYRLRTLEGVPPDGLYSIERIARIGRSEESEILLFDPGVSRAHAVVEVTAGQAIVRDLGSTNGTFVNGRRVETRQLRDGDELRFGSTLMRFETR
- a CDS encoding FtsW/RodA/SpoVE family cell cycle protein, producing MIALTFRRLAPMIGALAIAALILHFAPPRAIGPPWMLILLGALAIVWVLWQPPTMVRDDFLPALAVVLATLGLAMVARLSPALAQRQQLWILVSLALAIAVAPVFSQFRRFAAYKYLWVVASLALFALLLVLGEEVNGARLWIRLGPIQYEPIELIKLFIVLFLAAYLAETADVIAKARPWSLRANVKYLGPLFIGWGASMAILVVQRDLGMATLLLATFATLLFVATRRIDIVLFGALLFALGAFWAVHHYPYVQTRIAVWRNPFADPFGGGYQSSQAYYSLAAGGLVGSGYRLGHPEFIPDVATDYVYAAFSEEFGLIGALIVLAIFLDVVRRMFVTGLEQPDLYTKLLAAGLGATLGFQVVIIVAGVIGLLPLTGITLPFMSYGGSSLVANFLLVALVWAMSARPRRSSP
- a CDS encoding FHA domain-containing protein, which codes for MSALLSVAADFDRQMRIGTLEITAALALVALLAARPRIRTAADIGALTPMLVHLEVIERGGRRTQQLRSPFELGRARDAEVFLHDSEVSRRHARFESHNGAIYVEDLGSRNGTFLNGRRIDEAIEIRVGDEIDIGTTRLVVRSVRPA